In the Rhizobium sp. SSA_523 genome, GAAAGCCAGCCGGCCAACCTGCTGGAGGACCTTGTACCGCTGGCGGAGGTCTGCGACCCTTCCACCCGTGTCATCATCATCGGCCGCCATAATGATATCGGTCTCTACCGGGAATTGATCCGCAACGGCATTTCCGAATATCTCGTCGCGCCGGTGAAAATGCCGGATCTGCTGACCGCCATTGCCGCGATTTTCGTCGATCCGCAGGCCGAGCCGCTGGGCCGGTCAATCGCCTTCATCGGCGCCAAAGGCGGTGTCGGATCCTCCACCATCGCCCATAACTGCGCCTTCGGCATTTCCTCGCTCTTCTCCACGGAAACCATTCTTGCCGATCTCGACCTTGCCTATGGCACGGCCAATATCGATTTCGATCAGGATCCGGCTCAGGGCATTGCCGAAGCGGTTTTCGCGCCCGATCGCCTTGACGAGGTCTTCCTCGACCGCCTGCTGACCAAATGCTCCGAGCATCTGTCGCTGCTTGCGGCGCCCTCGCTGCTGGACCGGCCTTACGATTTCGACAGGACCTCATTTCAGCCCGTGATCGAGATCCTCCAGCGCAGTGCCCCGGTGGCCGTGCTGGACGTTCCGCATGGATGGTCGGAATGGACGCTGAGCGTGCTGGGAGAAGCCGATGAGGTGGTCATCACGGCCATTCCGGATCTTGCGAACCTGCGCAACACGAAGAACATGCTCGACGCCTTGAAGAAACTGCGTCCGAATGACAGGCCGCCGCATCTGATCCTCAACCAGGTGGGCCTGCCCAAGCGGCCGGAAATCGCTCCGGATGATTTCATCGATCCTTTGGAGATCGAGCCCATCGCCATCATTCCCTTCGATGCAGCCTTGTTCGGCAACGCCGCCAATAGCGGTCGCATGGTGACGGAGATGGACGCTAGATCGCCGACCGCCGAAACATTTTCGCAGATCGCCCATATCGTGACCGGCCGCTCGACGGTGAAGAAGAGCAAGAAGAGCGGGTTGGGCAAGGTATTCAGCCTGCTGGGACGCAAATAGCCATCGGACTTCCTTGGTTCGACGATTCGAGATTGGGATTGCAGCATGTTCGGTAAACGCGGAAGTGATGGATTCGGCAGAGCAGGGAGCATTGCGGCGCCCAAGCCTGCCATGCCGGCGCCGGACGCATCGGAGGCACGGTCGCCCGAGATCCTGCAGGAAACCCGCTTGGTCAGCGGGGGTGGCGATCAGCGGCAGGCTGTCAATGCGCCGCCGCTCGCGCTGCAGGCGGCTGCTCCGGCCAAGCGTCGGTCCGTGCGCAATGAAGGCTATTACGACACCAAGGCGCAGGTCTTCTCGGCGCTGATCGACACGATCGATCTCTCTCAGCTCTCCAAGCTCGACGTGGAAAGCGCGCGCGAGGAGATCCGGGATATCGTCAACGACATCATCACGATCAAGAATTTCGCGATGTCGATTGCCGAACAGGAGGAATTGCTTGACGACATCTGCAACGATGTCCTCGGCTACGGACCGCTCGAGCCGCTGCTGGCGCGCGACGATATTGCCGATATCATGGTCAATGGCGCCGGCCAGACCTTTATCGAAGTCGGCGGCAAGACGCTCGAATCCGAAATCCGCTTCCGCGACAACCAGCAGCTTCTGTCCATCTGCCAGCGCATCGTCAGCCAGGTCGGCCGCCGGGTGGACGAGTCGAGCCCCATCTGCGACGCACGTCTGCCGGACGGGTCGCGTGTCAACGTCATCGCGCCGCCTTTGGCGCTGGACGGTCCGGCACTGACGATCAGAAAATTCAAGAAGGACAAGCTCACTCTCGATCAGCTGGTCAAATATGGAACGATCACGCCGGCCGGAGCGACCCTCCTGCAGATCATCGGCCGTGTCCGCTGCAATGTCATCATCTCCGGCGGCACGGGCTCTGGCAAGACGACGCTGCTGAACTGCCTCACCCGCTATATCGACGCACATGAGCGCATCATCACCTGCGAAGATACGGCCGAACTCCAGCTGCAGCAGCCGCATGTCGTGCGGTTGGAAACGCGTCCGCCCAATATCGAAGGGGAGGGCGAAATCACCATGCGCGACCTGGTGAAGAACTGCCTGCGTATGCGCCCGGAGCGGATCATCGTCGGTGAAGTGCGTGGCCCCGAAGTGTTCGACCTTTTGCAGGCGATGAATACGGGCCATGACGGATCGATGGGCACGATCCACTCCAACTCGCCGCGCGAATGCCTGAGCCGTATCGAATCCATGATCGCCATGGGTGGCTTCAGCCTGCCGGCAAAGACCGTGCGCGAGATCATTGCCGGCTCCGTCGACGTCATCATCCAGGCCACCCGCCTCAGGGACGGGACGCGCCGCATCACCCATGTGACGGAAGTGGTTGGCATGGAAGGCGATGTGATCGTGACACAGGATCTGCTGCGCTACGAGATGGAAGGCGAGGATGCCGCGGGCCGGATCATCGGCCAGCATGTATCGACCGGCATCGTGAAGCCGCATTTTTGGGATCGCGCCCGCTACTACAATGAGGAGCGCCGGCTCGCGGCAGCTTTCGACCAGATGGACGCGCCGTCTCAATAAAGTTCAGGCCCAGCCGGGCCGGGGCGGTTCGCCTCGATTGGAATGATCGGGATGCTGCCGGCCGTGACGCAGCGCATGGCCGGCCCGAAGGGGACCAGGTGGAATGCTCTATCGAATTGATTTCATGCAGTCTGCACGCAAAACCGCTGACGCTCTTTTGCCGGACCTGCACTAGGAAGGGACGGGGGACATGAACATCACCATCGTGGCGCTTGCAGCGCTCGTCGCCATTGCCGCGGCGGCTCTGGCCTATGGCGTGATGTATTCGCGGATCGAGGTCGAGAAGAAGACAGCCTCCCGCGTCAGCCGTGTCGGATCCGCCGAGACCGAGCGCGTCAAGGTGAAGGCCGCGCGCGACCGGGTGCAGGAGCTTTCCAAGCGCCGCAAGTCCATGCAGGATTCGCTGAAGGATCTGGAGCGCAAACAGCAGGAAAAGAACAAGAAATTCGGAGATACGAGCATCAAGGCGAGGATCGCCCGCTCCGGTCTGTCGCTCTCGCTTGCGCGATACTACACCTATTGCGGGATTGTCGGCCTGATGGTCTTGCTGGTCTGCCTGATCGCCGGACTGCCCTTGCTGCCGGTGCTGGGTGTCGTCTTCACCGCGTCGCTTGGGCTGCCGCGCTGGATCCTCGCTTTCCTGATCTCGCGCCGCCAGAACAAGTTTCTCGAGGAACTTCCCAATGCGCTCGACGTGATGGTGCGGTCGATCCGCTCGGGCCTGCCCCTTAACGATGCCATGCGGCTGATCGCAAGCGACGGCCAGGAACCGGTGAAGGGCGAATTCCGGCGGGTTGTCGAGGCGCAGCAGGTGGGGCTTTCCGTGCCGGAGGCCTGCGCCCGCATGATGGTGACCATGCCGCTGCCGGAAGTGAACTTCTTCGCCATCGTCATTGCCATCCAGAGCCAGGCCGGCGGCAATCTGTCCGAGGCTTTGAGCAATCTCGCCGCCGTGCTTCGCGAGCGGCGCAAGATGAAGGCCAAGGTCAAGGCAATTTCCATGGAGGCCAAGGCCTCCGCGGTGATCATCGGCGCCCTGCCATTCATCGTCTCGCTGCTCGTCTATCTGACCTCGCCGGAATATATCGCGGTTCTGTTCACCGATCCGCGCGGGCACATGATCCTGCTCTTCTCGGCCGTCTGGATGACGATCGGCATCTTCGTCATGCGCAAAATGATCAATTTCGATATTTGAGAGGCACACACATGTTTACCCATCTCGCCTCGCAACTCACCGATCCCGCAACGCTTCTTGCGGTTCTCGCGGCAGTCGCCGTATTCGCCACCCTATACTCGCTCCTCATCCCGCTTCTCGAAGGTCGTGATCTCGGCAAGCGCATGCGCGCCGTCTCCACGGAGCGGGAGCAGATGCGCAGTCGCGAGCGTGCGCGGCTGACAATGGAAGGCAATCGGGGAAGCCTGCGGGCGCAGAACAACCAGTCCGTCCGGCAGATCGTCGAGCGTTTCAACCTGCGCAAGGCGCTTGTGGACGACAATACGGTGAACCGGCTGAAATCGGCCGGTCTTCGCACGCAGAACGCGCTCAACATCTTCCTTGTCTGCCGCTTCCTTCTGCCCTTCGTCTTCCTGGCCCTGGTCGGCACCTGGATCTTCGGTCTGGGCAATCTCGCCGACAAGCCCTTCGGCGTCCGTCTCCTGATCACGGTTGTGGCGGCCTATATCGGCTTCTATGCCCCGAACATCTATCTCAGCAATCGCATCACGAAGCGAAAGGCTTCGATCAAGCGCGCCTGGCCGGATGCTCTCGATCTGATGCTGATCTGTGTCGAATCCGGCATTTCGCTAGAGGCGGCCATGCGTCGCGTCGCCGAGGAGCTGTCGGCCCAATCGCCTGAGCTTGGCGAGGAAATGGTGCTGACGACGGCGGAACTTTCCTTCCTGCCGGATCGGCGTGTGGCAATCGAAAACCTCGCCATCCGCACCCAGCTGGATATCGTCAAGGCCGTGACGACGGCTCTCATCCAGGCGGATCGCTATGGCACGCCTGTCGCCCAGGCCATGCGCGTCCTGGCGCAGGAAGGTCGCGATGAACGGATGAACGAAGCCGAGAAGAAGGCAGCCGCCCTGCCGCCGAAACTGACAGTGCCGATGATCCTTTTCTTCCTGCCGGTGCTCGTCGCCGTCATCCTCGGGCCGGCCGGCATCCAGGTTGCAGATCGCTTCTAGGGTTGAGACCCGATCAGGATTTGCAGCGTGGCTGACAGGGCACGCATCAATATGGCACGCGCTGCGCGTGCCGCCCCACCCGCGCCCATCGGCGCAAGAGCGAGCCTCAAGATCCCGGCTTACCTTTGATGGCTGGCCTGCTCTTGCTTAATTGGTGGCCTGCGGCTTCTTGTCCGCCAGCTTCGCCCAGGCATTCTGCTGCGACAGCATGGCGCGCAGATAGGTCACATTCGCTTCCGCCTGCGTTTCTGTCAGCTCGCGTCTCGCAATGGTCTCCGCCTCGGCAAACCGCCCTTGCAGGCCCACGACGAGCGCCAGGTTCTGGCGCACCCTGCTATCTGCCGACGGCAGCTCGGCTGCATTGCGCAGATATTTTTCCGCCGTCTTCAGGTCGCCCGACAAGACATAGGACATTCCGAGATTGGACATCACGCTGGGTTCGTTCGGCTGGCCATCAAGCGCCAGGCGGTATTTGTCGCGGGCTTCCTCGGAGCGGCCCAGCTGATCGAGCACGGCGCCTTCGGCGGAATAGAGCCGCCAATCGGGGCGGTCCGGAGTTTGCGCCCGGTTGATCGTCGCAAGCGCCTGTTCCAGCTGTCCGGCGGCCGCCTGGGCCTTGCCATAGGCCGCCAGCACGTCGCGGTCGGTGGGATGAGCGATCGCCACCTGTTGCATCACGGCAAGTGCCTGCGTGTTCTTGCCGTTCATCCGCAGGATGCTCGCATAGCTGAGACCGGTATTGCGGTCCTTGGGATTGCGGTCATAGGCGGCGCCATAGGTTTTTTCCGCCGCTGCCAGTTCCGGCGCGGTCATGCTTTCCACCGGCTTTGCAAGGTTCACCGAGGGGATGGAGCCGGTGGTCAGCCGGTCCGCCTGCCGCTGCGCCGTGCTGCAGGAGCTCAGCGCCAGGGTCAGAAGCGCGCATCCTGCGGCTGCCTGCCAAAGCCGGGGTTTCACCGAAAAGAAACTGGATCGGGTCATTGTGACAACTCGCGATTAGGGGCCATCACCAGGCTTTGGGACATCTGGCCGGAAACGGTGGCGCTATCTGTTCACAAGCAATATTCTGTTAACCCTAACAGTTCGTTAAACCTGATTCCAAAGGCATGTCGCATGGCCCCTTACCAGTTCATCAGCAGACCCTCTCCCTTCGAAGCCGCAACCACGAAGGCGCGTGTGATTTTCGCGGTAACGAAGCGGGAGGTGGAGGAGGGTGCATTGCCCGCCGAGGCTGCCGCCTGGGCAAACTCCGCCGGGTTCAAGGGCGAGGCGGGCAGCGTTCTTCTTCTGCCGGGTGCCGGCGGTGAGGTTGGCGGCGCCCTGTTCGGGCTCGGCAGCGAACCCTCCGAGACCCCGTTCATCGGGGGCAAGCTTCCCGCCAGCCTGCCCGCCGGACCCTGGACCATTGAAAGCGCGTCCTTGCCGGTGCAGCGGCTGGCGCTCGGCTTCGGCCTCGGAACCTATAGTTTCGACACGTATCGCAGCGAGAAGCCGCCCCAGGCGCGCCTTTCTCTGTCGGGCGAGATCGACATGGACGCTCTGCAGCGCACGGTCAGCGCCGTTTTCCTCGCCCGCGACCTTGTCAACACGCCGACCAATGATATGGGACCGGAGCGGCTGGATGCGGTTTTCCACGCGCTTGCCGATCATTACGGTGCTGCGGCAAGCCGCATCGTCGGAGACGAGCTGCTGGCGCAGAATTTTCCGCTGATCCACGCGGTCGGAAGGGCGAGCGCCGAGGCGCCCCGCCTGCTCGACATGTGCTGGGGACGCAAGGGCGCCCGCAAGGTCACGCTCGTCGGCAAGGGTGTCTGCTTCGACACCGGCGGCCTGGATATCAAGCCGGCCGCCTCCATGCTGCTGATGAAAAAGGATATGGGCGGGGCTGCCAATGTGCTGGCGCTGGCCTTGATGATCATGGATGCCGGTCTGGACGTCGATCTTCGCGTCCTGGTGCCGGCGGTGGAAAATTCGATTTCGGCCAATGCCTTTCGTCCGGGCGATATCTACCGGAGCCGCAAGGGCATCACCGTGCAGATCGACAATACCGATGCGGAGGGCCGGCTCATCCTGGCCGACGCGCTGGCCTATGCGGGAGAGGAAGCGCCGGACCTGATGATCGACATGGCGACGCTGACAGGTGCGGCGCGCGTGGCGCTGGGGCCGGATCTCCCGCCCTTCTTCACCGACGATGAATCGCTGGCCAGTGCCCTGCAGGCGGCAAGCGCCGAAGAAGACGATCCGGTATGGCAGTTGCCGCTGTTCAAGGGCTATGAGAAGGACATCCGGTCACGGGCGGCAGACATCACCAATGCGCCCTCGGGCGGCATGGCGGGAGCCATCACGGCGGCGCTGTTTCTGAAGCGGTTTGCCGGCGGCGCACGCAGTTGGGCGCATTTCGACATCTATGCCTGGTCGCCGCAGGAAAAGCCGCAGACACCGGTGGGTGGCGAGGCTCAGGCCATTCGCGCCCTGTACCATGTCATCAGGGGTCTTGGCTGATCCGGCGCCCAGCGTTTCCGAAGCCCGAAAACCAGCACCCGACATTTCAACACCCGACATTCTACCACCCCCAGCACGGAGCACACCATGCCTGCTGAACTCACCGCAACGGAGGCACTGGGTCTCTGGCACCGGGTGGTGCTGGAGCAGGTACGCGAGGGGAGCCATGATCTCAGCCTCAGGCAGATGTCCATCCTGCTGCAGATTTATCTGGTGCCGCCTCCGCATACGGTGCGCGGTCTGGCGGCGCAGCTCGGAGTGACCAAGCCGGTCATCACCCGCGCGCTCGATACCATGGGTACACTGCACCTGGTGGATCGCGAGCGCGACCAGCGCGATCGCCGCAATGTCGTCATCAAGCGCACATTGGCTGGCGCTCTCTATCTTGAGAAACTTGGCGATCGGATTCGCGCCGAAGCGCGCCGAGCGCCCCTTGAAGGATCGTCCCATGTCGCATGATCTCGACCGCCGCCTGAACGCCTACCGGCCGGACCTCGCCGATCACAAGCTCGAGGGGCTGGTGAGTGCCACCCGCTATGCCGAGGGGGAGGCGGCACACATATGCGTGCCGGTGGCGCAGCTTCGGCCTCGGCCGGATGCTGCAAGCAATATCGATACGCAGTTATTATGGGGCGAAACAGTCCGGGTCTTTGACCGGCAGGATGGCTGGGCCTGGGTGCAGGCTGAAATCGACTCCTATGTCGGCTATCTGCCGGAGGCCGAGCTCCAAACGCCTGTCGAGGCAAGCCACTGGATCACGGCCGCGCGCAGCTTTGTCTATCCGGAAGCCGAATTGCGCCGCGTTCCGCTGCAGGCCCTGTCCATGGGAAGCCGGGTGAGGGTGGTTGGCGAGGCGGAAACGCGCGGCACCCGCTATGCCGTGCTGGACACCGGTGGCGCGATCATTGCCGGTCACTGCCGCCCGATCGGCACGGCCCCTGACAAGGATTATGTGCGGCTCGCGGCCCTGTTTCTGGAAACGCCTTATCTTTGGGGCGGTCGGTCGGGCTTCGGCATCGATTGCTCGGGTCTGGTGCAGCTCGCAGCGATGATGGCCGGCCATGCCATCCCGCGCGATTCGGATATGCAGGCAGGCTTCGGCATGGATATCGGGCGCGCCGACCTCAGGAGGGGCGATCTCGTCTTCTGGAAGGGCCATGTCGCCATCATGGAGGATGAGGCAACAATCCTGCACGCCAATGGCCATACGATGACGGTGGCGCGGGAGCCGCTGGATGGGGCCATTGTCCGCATTGGCTGGCTCTATGGCCAGCCGACCGGCTACCGGCGGTTCCTGCCGCATCCTCTTCACGCAGATGTTTGAATGCGCTCTGGTGAGAGCCAAAGGCAAAGCCTACATCAGGGGCATGACACAGGGAGCCCCGATATGACGCGAATGTTCCGCATGCTGGCCACCGCGGCACTCATGGCACTGGCCGCCGGCCCTGGCTGGACGGCGGATGACAGGCTGGAGCCGAACTGGCAGCGCCCCGCGGCGCCCTTCAAGGATCTGCCGGGCGTGGTGGCGCAGGAGGGTTTCGTCGACAATGGCTCGGACGATACCGGCCGCTGCACGACGACAACCGAGTATCGCCGCTGGCACCGGGGCGAGCCTTTCCCGGATCTGCCGGTACAGGTCTTTCGCTGCGAGAAGAATGGCGTTGTCTATTTGGGAACGGAGATGCCGAACCGCCCTTGGGTTCCGGGCCTCAATCCCCACGATCTCCCGAAGCGCTGACGAAAGAGCTGAGCCCGGCTGCATCGACTGCAAGGCGAAAAGGCGTGTTCGGACATAAAGAAACCGGACAACCAGGCTGAAAGCGGCAATCGGCTCAGCATCGGCAAGCGACAGAACAAGCCATTGCCAAACAACAAAAAAGCCCGCCGAAGCGAGCTCTTTGTTTGGAATTTGGTGCCCAGAAGAGGACTCGAACCTCCACACCCTTGCGAGTACCAGCACCTGAAGCTGGCGCGTCTACCAATTCCGCCATCTGGGCGACGAGGAGCGATGTACTGGTCTCGGCTGCGGCTGTCAACGACCTTTTTGAACTTTCTGTGTCAGTCCTGACTTTTCTCCCCGAGGTGCGTACCGGGCGGCGGCGGCTGACCCTCGTCGACAGGCCAAAATCCCTTATCCCTCTTGATTCTGCTGTGAAGTTCGATCGAGATGGCCAAGATCGCGGTCGGGATCAATGCGGTCGCGGACCCTCTGCTTCAACGGCTTGGGACCCGGGAATCCCCCATCGCGGACGCGCTCCCAGATCAGTTCGTCATCGACCCTGATCTCGAAGATTCCGCCGGTGCCCGGCACCAGGGAAACCTCGGAAAGGCTATCGCCAAAGGTCTGCAACAGCTCCTGTGCCATCCAGCCGGAGCGAAGCAGCCAATTGCACTGCGTGCAGTAGTGAATCGTGATCTTTGGCTTACGCATCCGCTTATCCTTCCTTCGAGAAAACCTTGAAGCGTTTTCTTACGCCCGTGGCGGACCGGATGCCACCAGGTTGATTTAAATCGGAACAAAGTCGGGCGTGCTTGGGTTGGGGGAGGGAGTACCCAATCAAGGAGGAATCCATGACCCGCAAACTGATCGCCGCCCTGGCCTTTTCGACCGTGCTTCCCTTCGCCGCCGTGGCGCAGACCAGCACCGCGCCTGCAGCTCCTGCCGCACAGGATGCCGGCCAGATGACGAACCAGAACAATGCGCGTGGCGGTGTTGCCGATGCTCCGCGCGTCATGCAGGATGCCGCAGCCGGTCCTTTCGTCGAGATCCCCAACCAGGGTGCCTGGCGCGTGAGTGACCTTGAAGGCAAGGCCGTCTACGGTGCCGATGGCGAGAACATTGGTGAGATCAACGACGTCCTGGTCAGCCAGGATGGCAGCGTCAATGCCGTCATCATCGGTGTCGGCGGCTTCCTCGGCATTGGCGAGAAGGATGTTGCCGTGCAGATGAGCGCGCTTCAGCTCGGCCCCGGCATGAGCGAGGAAGAGGCCAAGGCGGCTGCCGCCAAGACCCCGGCAGTTTCCGGTGAGACAACGGCCTCCACATCCGGCGCCACCACCGCGACCCCGGCTCCGGGCGCCGCTACGACGGCTGGCGGCGCTGGCATGGGGGCAGCCGGCACGACGACGGCCGCCAATCCGAACACAGCGCAGCCGGGCGCCAGCAGCCAGGAAATGGCCGCCAATCCGGCCAATGGTGACGCAGCAACGATCGGCGAGGACGGCCTGCCGGATCGCATCGTGCTCAACGTTACCCGCGATCAGCTGGAACAGGCTCCTGCCTTTGAAGGCATGACGCCGGCACGGTAATCCGCCGCTCTTATGGCCTCAAGGCCCCGTGGCGAAAGCTGCGGGGCCTCTTGCTGTCTGGCGGCATCAACGAAAAACATCCCCACCAGCTTCTGGAGGCGGGTGTGGAACTGACAGGCGAGGCTGGAAGCCTTACT is a window encoding:
- a CDS encoding SelT/SelW/SelH family protein, whose amino-acid sequence is MRKPKITIHYCTQCNWLLRSGWMAQELLQTFGDSLSEVSLVPGTGGIFEIRVDDELIWERVRDGGFPGPKPLKQRVRDRIDPDRDLGHLDRTSQQNQEG
- a CDS encoding PRC-barrel domain-containing protein; amino-acid sequence: MTRKLIAALAFSTVLPFAAVAQTSTAPAAPAAQDAGQMTNQNNARGGVADAPRVMQDAAAGPFVEIPNQGAWRVSDLEGKAVYGADGENIGEINDVLVSQDGSVNAVIIGVGGFLGIGEKDVAVQMSALQLGPGMSEEEAKAAAAKTPAVSGETTASTSGATTATPAPGAATTAGGAGMGAAGTTTAANPNTAQPGASSQEMAANPANGDAATIGEDGLPDRIVLNVTRDQLEQAPAFEGMTPAR
- a CDS encoding type II secretion system F family protein — encoded protein: MFTHLASQLTDPATLLAVLAAVAVFATLYSLLIPLLEGRDLGKRMRAVSTEREQMRSRERARLTMEGNRGSLRAQNNQSVRQIVERFNLRKALVDDNTVNRLKSAGLRTQNALNIFLVCRFLLPFVFLALVGTWIFGLGNLADKPFGVRLLITVVAAYIGFYAPNIYLSNRITKRKASIKRAWPDALDLMLICVESGISLEAAMRRVAEELSAQSPELGEEMVLTTAELSFLPDRRVAIENLAIRTQLDIVKAVTTALIQADRYGTPVAQAMRVLAQEGRDERMNEAEKKAAALPPKLTVPMILFFLPVLVAVILGPAGIQVADRF
- a CDS encoding NlpC/P60 family protein; protein product: MSHDLDRRLNAYRPDLADHKLEGLVSATRYAEGEAAHICVPVAQLRPRPDAASNIDTQLLWGETVRVFDRQDGWAWVQAEIDSYVGYLPEAELQTPVEASHWITAARSFVYPEAELRRVPLQALSMGSRVRVVGEAETRGTRYAVLDTGGAIIAGHCRPIGTAPDKDYVRLAALFLETPYLWGGRSGFGIDCSGLVQLAAMMAGHAIPRDSDMQAGFGMDIGRADLRRGDLVFWKGHVAIMEDEATILHANGHTMTVAREPLDGAIVRIGWLYGQPTGYRRFLPHPLHADV
- a CDS encoding type II secretion system F family protein; translation: MNITIVALAALVAIAAAALAYGVMYSRIEVEKKTASRVSRVGSAETERVKVKAARDRVQELSKRRKSMQDSLKDLERKQQEKNKKFGDTSIKARIARSGLSLSLARYYTYCGIVGLMVLLVCLIAGLPLLPVLGVVFTASLGLPRWILAFLISRRQNKFLEELPNALDVMVRSIRSGLPLNDAMRLIASDGQEPVKGEFRRVVEAQQVGLSVPEACARMMVTMPLPEVNFFAIVIAIQSQAGGNLSEALSNLAAVLRERRKMKAKVKAISMEAKASAVIIGALPFIVSLLVYLTSPEYIAVLFTDPRGHMILLFSAVWMTIGIFVMRKMINFDI
- a CDS encoding M17 family metallopeptidase, whose protein sequence is MAPYQFISRPSPFEAATTKARVIFAVTKREVEEGALPAEAAAWANSAGFKGEAGSVLLLPGAGGEVGGALFGLGSEPSETPFIGGKLPASLPAGPWTIESASLPVQRLALGFGLGTYSFDTYRSEKPPQARLSLSGEIDMDALQRTVSAVFLARDLVNTPTNDMGPERLDAVFHALADHYGAAASRIVGDELLAQNFPLIHAVGRASAEAPRLLDMCWGRKGARKVTLVGKGVCFDTGGLDIKPAASMLLMKKDMGGAANVLALALMIMDAGLDVDLRVLVPAVENSISANAFRPGDIYRSRKGITVQIDNTDAEGRLILADALAYAGEEAPDLMIDMATLTGAARVALGPDLPPFFTDDESLASALQAASAEEDDPVWQLPLFKGYEKDIRSRAADITNAPSGGMAGAITAALFLKRFAGGARSWAHFDIYAWSPQEKPQTPVGGEAQAIRALYHVIRGLG
- a CDS encoding MarR family winged helix-turn-helix transcriptional regulator, which gives rise to MPAELTATEALGLWHRVVLEQVREGSHDLSLRQMSILLQIYLVPPPHTVRGLAAQLGVTKPVITRALDTMGTLHLVDRERDQRDRRNVVIKRTLAGALYLEKLGDRIRAEARRAPLEGSSHVA
- a CDS encoding tetratricopeptide repeat protein is translated as MTRSSFFSVKPRLWQAAAGCALLTLALSSCSTAQRQADRLTTGSIPSVNLAKPVESMTAPELAAAEKTYGAAYDRNPKDRNTGLSYASILRMNGKNTQALAVMQQVAIAHPTDRDVLAAYGKAQAAAGQLEQALATINRAQTPDRPDWRLYSAEGAVLDQLGRSEEARDKYRLALDGQPNEPSVMSNLGMSYVLSGDLKTAEKYLRNAAELPSADSRVRQNLALVVGLQGRFAEAETIARRELTETQAEANVTYLRAMLSQQNAWAKLADKKPQATN
- a CDS encoding CpaF family protein; the encoded protein is MFGKRGSDGFGRAGSIAAPKPAMPAPDASEARSPEILQETRLVSGGGDQRQAVNAPPLALQAAAPAKRRSVRNEGYYDTKAQVFSALIDTIDLSQLSKLDVESAREEIRDIVNDIITIKNFAMSIAEQEELLDDICNDVLGYGPLEPLLARDDIADIMVNGAGQTFIEVGGKTLESEIRFRDNQQLLSICQRIVSQVGRRVDESSPICDARLPDGSRVNVIAPPLALDGPALTIRKFKKDKLTLDQLVKYGTITPAGATLLQIIGRVRCNVIISGGTGSGKTTLLNCLTRYIDAHERIITCEDTAELQLQQPHVVRLETRPPNIEGEGEITMRDLVKNCLRMRPERIIVGEVRGPEVFDLLQAMNTGHDGSMGTIHSNSPRECLSRIESMIAMGGFSLPAKTVREIIAGSVDVIIQATRLRDGTRRITHVTEVVGMEGDVIVTQDLLRYEMEGEDAAGRIIGQHVSTGIVKPHFWDRARYYNEERRLAAAFDQMDAPSQ
- a CDS encoding CpaE family protein — encoded protein: MSAIHYDIPTSGTGDEAAADAPRPSDMDAMRPMPRISVHAFCESEGMHRVMERLSQDRRMTKVNLRVTSGGVSAAANMFSSAPTPNLIVVETESQPANLLEDLVPLAEVCDPSTRVIIIGRHNDIGLYRELIRNGISEYLVAPVKMPDLLTAIAAIFVDPQAEPLGRSIAFIGAKGGVGSSTIAHNCAFGISSLFSTETILADLDLAYGTANIDFDQDPAQGIAEAVFAPDRLDEVFLDRLLTKCSEHLSLLAAPSLLDRPYDFDRTSFQPVIEILQRSAPVAVLDVPHGWSEWTLSVLGEADEVVITAIPDLANLRNTKNMLDALKKLRPNDRPPHLILNQVGLPKRPEIAPDDFIDPLEIEPIAIIPFDAALFGNAANSGRMVTEMDARSPTAETFSQIAHIVTGRSTVKKSKKSGLGKVFSLLGRK